A stretch of Henckelia pumila isolate YLH828 chromosome 4, ASM3356847v2, whole genome shotgun sequence DNA encodes these proteins:
- the LOC140863661 gene encoding adenylyl-sulfate kinase 3, protein MTAVNCQKMDLGKTGDLNSPEALYARWTPVKVAVCNSKGKKLGIHGAAGRSRFSGPIKAMEASKTTTYANAQAKGVERDSAGDVRTKDCSGFADKSTLPMSTNGNSSNIVWHNCAVSKIDRHHLLNQKGCVIWITGLSGSGKSTLACALSRSLHSRGKLSYILDGDNCRHGLNRDLSFKAEDRAENIRRIGEVSKLFVDAGFISIASLISPFRKDRDACRALLSEGDFIEVYMDVPVQVCETRDPKGLYKLARAGKIKGFTGVDDPYEPPLNAEIVLQQSEVMCDSPTVLAEVIVSFLERKGYLEA, encoded by the exons ATGACGGCGGTGAATTGTCAAAAGATGGATTTGGGCAAAACGGGGGATTTGAACTCTCCCGAGGCATTATACGCCAGGTGGACGCCTGTGAAGGTGGCGGTGTGCAACAGTAAAGGTAAGAAATTGGGGATTCATGGAGCAGCTGGAAGATCAAGATTTTCAGGGCCAATTAAGGCGATGGAAGCTTCCAAGACGACGACGTATGCCAATGCCCAGGCGAAGGGAGTCGAACGCGATTCAGCCGGCGATGTTCGCACCAAGGACTGCAGCGGTTTTGCAG ATAAAAGTACGCTTCCGATGTCCACAAATGGAAATTCATCAAATATTGTGTGGCACAATTGCGCTGTTAGCAAGATTGATAGGCATCACTTGCTTAATCAGAAAGGCTGTGTCATTTGGATCACTGGATTAAGTGGTTCAG GAAAGAGTACTCTGGCATGCGCTCTAAGCCGTTCCTTACACAGTAGAGGAAAGCTCTCCTATATCCTTGACGGGGATAACTGCAGGCATGGTCTGAACCGTGATCTTAGTTTTAAAGCTGAAGACCGAGCTGAGAATATTAGAAGGATCG GAGAGGTATCAAAGCTCTTTGTGGATGCTGGATTCATTAGCATTGCAAGTTTAATATCTCCCTTCAGAAAGGACCGGGATGCCTGTCGAGCTTTACTTTCTGAAGGAGATTTTATTGAG GTATATATGGATGTCCCTGTACAAGTGTGTGAGACTAGGGATCCGAAGGGATTGTACAAACTTGCAAGAGCTGGAAAAATCAAAG GTTTCACTGGTGTTGATGATCCATATGAGCCACCTTTGAATGCTGAG ATAGTGCTGCAGCAAAGCGAAGTGATGTGTGATTCTCCAACTGTTTTGGCTGAAGTAATTGTTTCATTCTTGGAAAGAAAAGGTTACCTCGAGGCCTAA